The following nucleotide sequence is from Actinomycetota bacterium.
TGCTCCGCGCGCTTCAGGGCCTGCGCCCACGCGGCCCACTTCATGCCGAACGTCATCGGCTCGGCGTGGATGCCGTGCGTGCGGCCGACGCACAGCGTCTCGCGGAACTCCTGCGCGCGCCGCTTGCAGATGCGCCCCAAGCGGCGGACGTCCTCGATGATGAGGTCCTGAGCCTGCGTCATCTGCACGCACAGCGCGGTGTCGCCGAGGTCCGAGCTGGTCATGCCGTAGTGCACCCAGCGGCTCGGCTTCGGGTCGTCCTCGGAAAGGCCCTCGTCGATGTACTCGGCCATGTTCGTGAGGAACGCGATGACGTCGTGGTTCAGCGTGGCCTCGAGCTCGTCGATGCGCTCGACGTCGAACGCGGCCTTCTCCCGGATGACGGCGAGGTCCTCGGCGGGCACGATGCCGAGCTCGGCCTGCGCCTCGCACGCGAGCACCTCGATGCGCCTCCAGATCTCGAACTTGTTCGCGAGGTCCCAGATGGCGCCCATCTCGGGACGGGTGTAGCGGTCGATCATGGCGATGCCCCCTACGCCGGCGCGGGCGTGCACGTCCATTATCGCAGGGGCGGCCGCGCTGTGGTTGGCCGACCGCCGGAATCGGTATATCCCTCTCGGACGCAAAGTGCTCGTGCCGCAAGGGGGGGTCGCCGACCGGAGGAGGCGGCGCGTGGCGTTGCGCACACGCACGTTCCTGGCTACGGCCGTCACGCTCGCGGTGCTGTTCCTCGCGCTCTTCGGCGCGGTCAGCTCCATCACCGAGCGGTCGTTCGGGACCCTCGAGGCGCGGGACGGCGCCGCGGCGGCCACACGAATCGTCCAGGCGGTGCGCGCCGAGCTGTCCCGACTCCAGTCCGTGTCCGGCGACTGGGCGCCATGGGACGACACCTACCAGTACGTAGCCGGCGAGTACCCCGAGTACCCGACCGACAACCTGATGACCGACGCCCTGGCGAACCTGAGAGCCGACGTGTTCGTCATCGCCGACGCCTCGGGCCGCATCCTCTTCGCGGGCGGCAGCGACCTGGAGGGTGGGGGCGAACGGGATCTGCCGGCGGACCTGGCGGCCGCATGCGCCACCGCCGCCCGCACGGCACCGCTGGCGACACTCGAAGCGACCGGAGGCATCCTCCAGACGCGCCAAGGGGCCCTCCTCGTGGCGGTCCACCCCATCACGAACAACGCCCTCGACGCTCCGGCGAACGGTTGGCTTCTCGTCGGGC
It contains:
- a CDS encoding HAMP domain-containing protein yields the protein MAMPPTPARACTSIIAGAAALWLADRRNRYIPLGRKVLVPQGGVADRRRRRVALRTRTFLATAVTLAVLFLALFGAVSSITERSFGTLEARDGAAAATRIVQAVRAELSRLQSVSGDWAPWDDTYQYVAGEYPEYPTDNLMTDALANLRADVFVIADASGRILFAGGSDLEGGGERDLPADLAAACATAARTAPLATLEATGGILQTRQGALLVAVHPITNNALDAPANGWLLVGRFLDAAEITALSQTTGLTTTVYLPSGSNPADVAGAVGRLAASGSDRAVAPLNDDLLATYVQMPLFGGGGTAIIRGVADRSAYRESRNTLGLFAAAFIAAGLVLVAANLIVLDRSVLRRLKNLSSFLHRVEAAGVEARVPVEGTDELTSIERNINSMLDALDT